The Virgibacillus sp. MSP4-1 genome has a segment encoding these proteins:
- the galU gene encoding UTP--glucose-1-phosphate uridylyltransferase GalU: MTKIKKAIIPAAGLGTRFLPVTKAMPKEMLPIVDKPTIQYIVEEAVKSGIEDIIIVTGKGKRAIEDHFDNNFELEDNLMKKGKYELLEKTKQPAKVDIHYIRQKDPLGLGHAVWCARKFIGDEPFAVLLGDDIVQADKPALKQLMDQFEETDSSIVGVQKVSDDETHRYGIVNPNTIEGRRYRVSDFVEKPEPGTAPSNLAIMGRYVLTPEIFGFLDAQEKGAGGEVQLTDAIQKLNELQNVYAYDFEGKRYDVGEKLGFIRTSIEFALQNDEIGEQVKQIIQSLATEEVNHN; encoded by the coding sequence ATGACGAAAATTAAAAAGGCAATTATTCCGGCAGCTGGGCTTGGTACACGTTTTCTGCCAGTAACTAAGGCAATGCCAAAAGAGATGCTTCCGATTGTAGATAAACCAACCATTCAATATATAGTTGAGGAAGCAGTGAAGTCGGGGATAGAAGATATTATTATTGTTACCGGTAAAGGGAAACGAGCTATTGAAGACCACTTTGATAACAACTTCGAACTGGAAGATAATCTGATGAAAAAAGGCAAATATGAACTTCTGGAGAAAACGAAACAGCCAGCTAAAGTTGATATACATTATATTCGTCAGAAAGACCCCTTAGGTCTAGGGCATGCTGTTTGGTGTGCCCGTAAGTTTATAGGTGATGAACCATTTGCTGTTTTACTCGGGGATGACATCGTTCAAGCGGATAAACCCGCATTAAAGCAACTGATGGATCAATTTGAAGAAACAGATAGTTCTATCGTTGGTGTGCAAAAGGTTTCAGACGATGAAACACACAGGTATGGGATTGTTAATCCAAACACAATAGAAGGAAGAAGGTATCGGGTAAGTGATTTTGTTGAAAAACCTGAACCGGGAACTGCTCCTTCTAACTTAGCTATTATGGGGCGTTACGTACTAACTCCGGAAATTTTCGGTTTCTTAGATGCTCAGGAAAAAGGGGCAGGTGGAGAGGTACAATTAACGGATGCTATTCAGAAACTCAACGAACTTCAAAATGTCTATGCTTATGATTTTGAAGGAAAAAGATATGATGTAGGGGAAAAACTTGGGTTTATCCGAACCAGTATTGAATTTGCCCTTCAGAACGATGAGATTGGAGAACAAGTGAAGCAAATTATCCAATCATTAGCGACGGAGGAAGTAAACCATAATTAA
- a CDS encoding aryl-sulfate sulfotransferase, producing MKKSLIFIVGLIIAAGVVFWIMDRDNPAQEATAKPDDFEYPPTVATDLLEEQEQLEETILQESEGSTFAEPYVKLDPYNRSPLSALAIFSTEEPKQVSVTVEGETDDADISNTFEGYKKYHEIPILGLYPDAENTVHLTVTTESGETSEKTLNLETEPLPDYIPTIKVKEVQKEKMDLADTSLTFAIPSTKYPYAFDANGDIRWYGSGYNSHVLKELKNGNLLYLGKDDNSGNAYNRLFETNFIGKLFNAFKISEEAAQAESEGMESTLIHHDIAELPSGNLLLTVNDGKGNYMEDTMIEIDRKTGEVVKVIDLKALVPEEMYTDYDSTPKKDGLTDWFHQNSLVYDESDDSIIISGRNSDTVMKIDYETNEIKWILADSEGWTGKYEDLVVEGVGEDFKYPAGQHDATIMPDFDNNPDTIDLLIYDNNTVVTRGNEELSKDYSAGVQYRINEKEKTAEIIWSYGEERGEELFTNIVGSAKYMEDTGNRLLGFGHVDKGERSHIIEVTNDQEADVVFEAVMSDFPKGAWVYRGVRYELYSGEWEEKFSVK from the coding sequence ATGAAGAAGAGTTTAATTTTTATTGTTGGTTTGATTATTGCTGCCGGGGTTGTGTTTTGGATTATGGATCGGGACAATCCGGCACAGGAGGCGACGGCCAAGCCGGATGATTTTGAGTACCCGCCTACGGTTGCGACGGATTTGCTGGAGGAGCAGGAGCAGCTGGAGGAGACGATTTTGCAGGAGAGTGAAGGCAGCACGTTTGCAGAGCCTTATGTGAAGCTGGATCCTTACAATCGTTCCCCTTTATCTGCGCTGGCGATTTTTTCTACTGAGGAGCCGAAGCAGGTTTCGGTGACGGTTGAGGGGGAAACGGATGATGCGGATATTTCCAATACGTTTGAGGGCTATAAAAAATATCACGAAATTCCGATTTTAGGGTTGTATCCTGATGCTGAAAATACGGTTCATCTTACCGTAACCACAGAATCAGGCGAAACTTCTGAGAAAACCTTGAATTTGGAGACCGAGCCGCTGCCGGATTACATTCCTACCATTAAGGTGAAGGAAGTGCAGAAGGAAAAAATGGATCTGGCGGACACGAGTTTGACGTTTGCGATTCCTAGTACAAAATATCCTTATGCTTTTGATGCAAATGGGGACATTCGCTGGTACGGTTCGGGCTACAACAGTCACGTGCTGAAGGAGCTTAAGAACGGAAATCTGCTTTATTTAGGTAAAGATGATAACAGCGGCAATGCTTATAACCGCTTGTTTGAGACGAATTTTATCGGGAAGCTGTTTAATGCCTTTAAGATTAGCGAGGAGGCGGCCCAGGCGGAATCAGAAGGAATGGAGTCCACGCTGATCCACCATGATATCGCGGAACTGCCGAGCGGGAATTTGCTTTTAACCGTGAATGATGGAAAAGGCAATTATATGGAAGACACGATGATTGAAATCGACCGCAAGACCGGTGAAGTGGTGAAAGTCATTGATCTGAAGGCGCTTGTTCCGGAAGAGATGTACACGGACTACGACAGTACGCCGAAAAAGGATGGGCTGACGGACTGGTTCCACCAGAATTCGCTCGTCTATGATGAAAGTGACGACAGCATTATTATCTCCGGGCGTAACTCGGATACCGTGATGAAAATCGACTACGAAACGAACGAGATTAAGTGGATTCTGGCTGACTCCGAGGGTTGGACAGGCAAGTATGAAGATCTGGTTGTGGAAGGCGTTGGTGAGGATTTCAAATATCCAGCCGGCCAGCACGATGCCACGATTATGCCGGACTTCGATAACAATCCGGATACGATTGACCTGCTCATCTATGATAATAACACCGTTGTCACCCGCGGGAATGAGGAACTGTCGAAGGATTACAGCGCCGGCGTTCAGTACCGGATTAACGAGAAGGAAAAGACCGCTGAGATTATCTGGTCCTATGGTGAAGAGCGCGGTGAAGAGCTGTTTACAAATATCGTCGGCAGTGCAAAATATATGGAGGACACCGGCAATCGCCTGCTCGGCTTCGGGCACGTTGATAAAGGCGAGCGGAGTCATATTATTGAAGTGACCAATGATCAGGAAGCTGATGTTGTGTTTGAGGCAGTGATGTCAGACTTTCCTAAAGGCGCCTGGGTATATCGCGGCGTGCGGTATGAGCTTTATTCAGGTGAGTGGGAAGAGAAGTTTTCGGTTAAATAA
- a CDS encoding glycosyltransferase family 4 protein, giving the protein MLYISILVCFLMALVITPLVKQAALKINAVDLPAQRKVHDKTMPRLGGLAIYFSFLAGLMLFYPDHPYLWTIGLGATLTLCLGVIDDVIGLSSGLKFMAQTVIAILVVVNGVQIDFITLPFGPRIDFGVWSIPITVFWIVAITNAMNLIDGLDGLAAGVSSIVLITISGMAIAMGNMFVAVVGLMLLGSTLGFLVFNFYPARIFLGDTGSYFLGFMISTLSILGLFKNVTFFSIIVPIIILGVPLVDTTFAVVRRIIQGKPVSAPDKSHLHHCLIRLGYSHRKSVLMIYGLSGIFSIAAIIFTRSTMWGSMMILVALAVLIELTVEITGLISQNYRPLLNLVSGKRQS; this is encoded by the coding sequence ATGCTATATATATCCATTCTGGTATGTTTTCTGATGGCTCTGGTCATTACGCCACTTGTTAAACAAGCAGCCCTTAAAATAAATGCAGTGGACCTACCTGCCCAAAGGAAAGTTCATGATAAAACAATGCCTAGATTAGGTGGTTTAGCCATATACTTTAGTTTTTTAGCAGGCCTTATGTTATTTTATCCTGATCATCCGTACCTCTGGACTATAGGGTTAGGTGCGACGCTAACTTTATGCTTGGGGGTCATAGACGATGTCATAGGTTTATCCTCTGGTTTGAAGTTCATGGCTCAGACAGTAATTGCAATTTTGGTAGTGGTAAATGGTGTTCAGATTGATTTTATTACCCTTCCGTTTGGACCAAGAATAGATTTTGGTGTATGGAGTATTCCCATTACCGTTTTTTGGATTGTAGCGATTACGAATGCTATGAATTTGATTGATGGATTAGATGGTTTGGCTGCCGGAGTATCTTCCATCGTGCTCATCACGATTTCAGGAATGGCGATTGCCATGGGAAATATGTTTGTTGCAGTAGTTGGTTTGATGCTTTTGGGAAGCACCCTTGGTTTTTTAGTATTTAATTTCTACCCAGCCAGGATTTTCTTAGGAGATACAGGTTCATATTTCCTTGGTTTTATGATAAGTACGTTATCTATTTTGGGCCTTTTTAAAAACGTAACATTCTTCTCAATTATCGTACCCATCATTATTTTGGGAGTACCACTTGTGGATACAACCTTTGCTGTTGTGCGTCGTATAATTCAGGGAAAACCTGTTAGTGCACCAGATAAATCCCATTTACACCACTGCCTGATTCGACTGGGTTACAGTCATAGAAAATCTGTACTTATGATTTATGGATTAAGCGGGATTTTCAGTATTGCAGCTATTATATTTACCCGCAGTACAATGTGGGGATCGATGATGATTTTGGTGGCGTTAGCGGTATTAATCGAACTTACTGTTGAAATCACGGGTCTTATCAGTCAGAATTACAGACCTCTGTTAAATCTTGTTTCAGGAAAACGTCAATCATAA
- a CDS encoding glycosyltransferase family 2 protein: MNQQKVLIIVPCFNEEAVIKNTLQKLLWAKKQMKTFSVDICVVNDGSTDQTAQILDSYREEVVVIHLPCNLGIGGAMQTGYKYACKKGYDYAIQFDADGQHNEKDIQYILHYIDNQQLDMTIGSRFLKKTDYKGSPFRRAGILYFQFFIFVLTGRKITDATSGFRVINRKVIEKFSANYPKDYPEPEVIIDLVKNGYQVEEITVHMNQREGGETSISHIRSLYYMLKVSLSIFMRTIVKE; encoded by the coding sequence ATGAATCAACAAAAGGTTTTAATTATAGTTCCTTGCTTTAATGAAGAGGCTGTTATCAAAAATACGTTACAAAAACTCTTGTGGGCTAAAAAACAGATGAAGACTTTCTCAGTAGATATATGTGTCGTTAATGACGGTTCTACAGACCAAACTGCCCAAATCCTGGATTCATATAGAGAAGAAGTAGTTGTAATTCATCTTCCCTGCAACTTAGGGATAGGTGGTGCTATGCAAACGGGTTACAAATATGCCTGTAAGAAAGGGTATGATTACGCAATTCAATTTGATGCGGATGGTCAGCATAATGAGAAAGATATTCAATACATCCTTCATTATATAGATAACCAGCAACTTGACATGACAATTGGTTCGAGGTTTCTGAAAAAAACGGATTATAAAGGAAGTCCTTTTAGACGCGCCGGAATTTTATACTTTCAATTTTTCATTTTCGTATTGACCGGCAGGAAAATTACAGATGCCACATCAGGATTTCGTGTAATTAACAGGAAGGTTATTGAAAAGTTTTCCGCAAATTATCCTAAAGACTATCCTGAGCCTGAAGTTATTATTGATTTAGTGAAAAACGGTTATCAGGTGGAGGAAATTACTGTCCATATGAACCAGCGCGAAGGCGGGGAAACCTCTATTTCCCATATTCGGTCTCTTTATTATATGCTCAAAGTATCTTTATCCATTTTTATGCGTACCATCGTTAAGGAGTGA
- a CDS encoding DUF2304 domain-containing protein: protein MDVTMVALLVVISIFIFVFESVRRGILETKYSILWFITCITLAILSIFESIITIVADFLKVGYAPSILFLFGLLFSLILLFDMTRRISKLHRQLDTLTQEYSLLQQKIQSEHNQQSN, encoded by the coding sequence ATGGATGTTACTATGGTTGCACTATTGGTTGTAATTTCAATCTTCATATTTGTTTTTGAATCTGTCAGACGCGGGATTTTAGAAACTAAATATTCAATCCTATGGTTTATCACATGTATCACATTGGCTATCTTAAGTATTTTTGAAAGCATCATTACTATAGTCGCCGATTTTCTTAAAGTGGGCTATGCACCTTCAATATTATTTCTATTCGGGTTGCTGTTTTCACTAATCCTTTTGTTTGATATGACAAGAAGGATATCCAAATTACATCGACAACTTGATACGTTAACACAGGAATATAGTCTCCTGCAGCAAAAAATCCAATCTGAACATAACCAGCAGTCTAATTAA
- a CDS encoding glycosyltransferase family 39 protein: protein MDTLKRNIPILIILGMVLLFHLYLLRFGDPIQLTAPDEKKYSRMAETIIEEKFYSYQGGGPDAYVTPGHPFYLVSSFLLADIFNIDRIKFTVVLNLIMNLLTILIIYHIAHRLFHNQTISVMATSLFAFTLAQYHYFRHLLTEVPGAFTFYLAVLLFIIAFQENQKKWHILFGFAAAYSLMVRPTPAPMLLLAYGIILYRYKWKESLKIGLLWWVGPLFIILPWSIRNYLAFQQFHLFSSHAGNPMLGGTDPFYLRDKPISLAREGSNLGFSNKEYAIERIKEGLKNNPVLWISWFTLGKTLWMFREPDRINYFSLPQWGVTLYYLHHFFVLIGGTLTAWFLRHNGRIAALTGVIIIFVAVSNVFLPLTRYAQFIVPVFCILVAVGIQKFYQYLFDIYKDFLSKSTLE from the coding sequence ATGGATACGTTAAAGCGTAACATCCCTATTCTGATTATATTAGGCATGGTTCTCCTATTTCACTTATACTTGCTTCGTTTTGGTGACCCCATACAGTTAACGGCACCTGATGAAAAGAAATATTCCCGAATGGCTGAAACAATTATTGAAGAAAAGTTTTATTCTTATCAAGGTGGAGGTCCAGATGCCTATGTTACGCCAGGGCATCCTTTTTATTTAGTCTCATCTTTTTTATTGGCTGATATCTTTAATATCGACCGAATAAAGTTTACGGTAGTGTTGAATCTTATCATGAATTTACTTACCATTTTGATTATCTACCACATTGCACATAGACTCTTTCATAACCAGACCATTTCCGTAATGGCTACAAGTTTATTTGCCTTCACATTAGCCCAATATCATTATTTTAGGCATCTCTTAACGGAAGTGCCTGGAGCTTTTACTTTCTATTTGGCTGTACTTCTATTTATCATTGCCTTTCAGGAAAACCAAAAAAAGTGGCATATTCTCTTTGGTTTTGCAGCTGCATATAGTTTGATGGTCCGACCGACCCCTGCTCCTATGCTGCTTCTGGCATATGGAATCATCCTTTATAGGTACAAATGGAAGGAAAGTCTTAAAATTGGGTTGCTGTGGTGGGTAGGTCCCTTATTTATTATTTTGCCTTGGTCTATTCGTAATTATTTAGCCTTTCAGCAATTTCATTTATTCTCTTCTCATGCAGGTAATCCCATGTTAGGTGGAACTGACCCTTTTTACCTAAGAGACAAACCCATAAGCCTGGCACGGGAGGGAAGTAATTTAGGCTTTTCAAATAAGGAGTATGCCATTGAGCGCATAAAAGAGGGACTTAAGAACAACCCCGTTCTCTGGATATCATGGTTTACCCTTGGAAAAACCCTGTGGATGTTCAGAGAACCAGATCGAATAAATTATTTTTCTTTACCACAATGGGGGGTAACACTCTATTACCTTCACCATTTCTTTGTCTTAATTGGCGGGACCCTCACAGCCTGGTTTTTACGACATAATGGCAGAATTGCCGCTTTAACGGGAGTCATTATCATTTTTGTCGCAGTATCCAATGTCTTCTTGCCTCTGACCAGGTATGCCCAGTTCATTGTACCTGTTTTTTGTATTCTGGTTGCGGTTGGCATTCAGAAATTTTATCAATACTTATTTGACATATATAAAGATTTCTTAAGTAAAAGCACATTAGAATAG
- a CDS encoding GtrA family protein, with translation MRKYILFLKYAISSFTSFGLDILLFSIFSFWLKEIFPQSFIILSTIGARILSSLFNYIVNKHVVFKSNSHKTIAKYYLLSFCQMITSSLGVYVLYQWIGKGEIVIKIVVDIFLFLISFFIQRVWVFKNQRNVDVVMEND, from the coding sequence ATGAGAAAATATATATTATTTTTAAAGTATGCAATTTCCTCGTTCACCTCTTTTGGTTTAGATATTTTGTTATTTTCTATATTTTCGTTCTGGTTAAAGGAGATTTTTCCCCAATCCTTCATAATACTATCTACTATTGGGGCGAGAATTTTATCATCTCTCTTTAATTATATTGTTAATAAGCATGTGGTTTTTAAGTCGAATTCTCATAAAACAATAGCAAAATATTATTTATTGAGCTTTTGTCAAATGATCACATCTTCATTAGGTGTTTATGTACTTTATCAATGGATAGGGAAAGGGGAAATTGTGATTAAAATCGTTGTGGATATCTTCTTATTCCTGATTAGTTTCTTTATTCAAAGAGTGTGGGTATTTAAAAATCAACGAAACGTAGATGTGGTGATGGAAAATGATTGA
- a CDS encoding sulfotransferase: MQNLLRRLYHYPKDLVRAQLNRIATINQEPIIIIGNHKSGTSAIAALLSELTGKSATIDLPGICEPIQPQLHRKEISFETFVENNKYDFSKDIIKEPSLTFLYKDFMNYFPEATVVFIVRDPRDNIRSILNRVDIPGHLPHINQEENIRKLKEAPTDWERVIDSRWLGIEGENYIEWMAHRWNLAVDIYNKHIDSMQLIRYEDFVKDKRGAIEELAEKLGLAKGKDIAEKVDVQFQPRGKNRNIDTFTFFGPDNLKKIEDICHTRMKIFGYV, translated from the coding sequence ATGCAAAATCTTTTAAGAAGACTTTATCATTACCCAAAAGATTTAGTACGGGCACAACTAAATAGAATAGCTACCATAAACCAAGAACCCATAATTATAATTGGAAACCATAAAAGTGGTACTTCCGCAATCGCAGCCTTGCTCTCAGAATTAACCGGAAAGAGTGCCACAATTGATTTGCCCGGGATTTGTGAACCTATACAACCACAACTACACCGCAAAGAGATATCCTTTGAAACCTTTGTGGAAAATAATAAGTACGATTTCTCAAAAGACATTATTAAGGAACCATCTCTTACCTTTTTATACAAGGATTTTATGAACTATTTTCCAGAGGCCACTGTGGTCTTTATAGTTAGAGATCCACGTGATAATATCCGTAGTATTCTTAATCGTGTAGACATTCCTGGTCATCTTCCACATATCAATCAGGAAGAGAACATAAGAAAGTTAAAAGAGGCTCCAACTGACTGGGAACGTGTTATTGACAGCAGATGGTTAGGCATTGAAGGTGAAAATTACATTGAATGGATGGCACACCGTTGGAATTTAGCTGTTGATATTTATAATAAACACATAGATAGCATGCAACTGATTCGTTATGAGGATTTTGTAAAAGATAAACGAGGAGCTATTGAAGAGCTCGCTGAAAAGTTAGGGCTTGCTAAAGGGAAGGATATTGCTGAAAAAGTTGATGTTCAATTCCAGCCTCGAGGTAAAAATCGGAATATTGATACATTCACGTTCTTTGGACCAGATAATTTAAAAAAAATTGAGGATATTTGTCATACACGTATGAAAATCTTTGGTTATGTCTAA
- the murJ gene encoding murein biosynthesis integral membrane protein MurJ, which produces MKSKIGFASLLFMFATLLLKVSALIRDMVIAYFFGGSYVADAYLAAFILPNMIILFLMTGMKNAFVPSYIQALEYKKESHHLNQVFKGTIFFSFILSLVGIISARSYIPALFPEFNPATQEIAIYVSIILFASITFVGMNAVLSAYFDAIHKYTYSVISQNIVVISTILGALLFADNISVYSLAFGYLAGTVLAFLYKLSLLIPKNVIQVKEKLNLKEIKSFYVVFVPVALTAAVGQINLFVDNVFASYFGEGAVTFINYAKTLVHFPQAIFGVTIGTVVFPILSKAIAENQQRLFKEGIERGLTAMFYILLPAIVGMMMLMPSIIDLLYERGAFNHNDTMTTTQVAYYYFGSVLFFSLHNIVNKGFYTLKKGHLILGIGCIAVILNVLLNFIFTNWIGYKGIPLASSVMAFCYVLASFIVLYKLTGAIPLKNIGIEFAKVIFSVLVMAAIIRGALPLTQEWSDILQIIVISISGACVYFLCTYILRSRALQFFIQTIQHRSGGERNGA; this is translated from the coding sequence TTGAAATCAAAAATAGGATTCGCTAGTCTATTGTTCATGTTTGCAACTCTTTTGTTAAAAGTCTCTGCATTAATACGAGACATGGTTATAGCCTATTTTTTTGGCGGAAGTTATGTGGCGGATGCTTATTTAGCAGCGTTTATATTACCCAACATGATTATTTTATTTTTGATGACTGGAATGAAAAACGCTTTTGTCCCAAGTTATATTCAAGCTTTGGAGTATAAAAAAGAATCTCATCACTTAAATCAGGTATTTAAAGGAACCATTTTTTTTAGTTTTATTCTATCATTAGTCGGAATTATATCAGCGCGAAGTTACATCCCTGCTCTTTTTCCAGAGTTTAACCCTGCAACTCAGGAAATAGCCATCTATGTCAGTATAATTCTGTTTGCATCGATTACATTTGTCGGGATGAATGCGGTATTAAGCGCCTATTTTGATGCCATACACAAGTATACATACTCCGTTATTTCACAAAATATTGTCGTTATCTCAACCATTCTCGGGGCTCTGCTTTTTGCAGATAATATCAGTGTCTATTCATTAGCATTCGGGTATTTAGCCGGAACGGTTCTGGCCTTTCTTTACAAATTAAGCCTGTTGATACCCAAAAATGTAATTCAGGTTAAAGAAAAACTAAATCTTAAGGAAATTAAATCCTTTTACGTCGTGTTTGTTCCAGTAGCATTAACAGCAGCTGTTGGGCAGATTAATCTATTTGTAGACAATGTTTTTGCAAGCTACTTTGGTGAAGGGGCTGTTACCTTTATTAACTATGCTAAAACCCTGGTTCACTTTCCCCAGGCCATCTTTGGGGTAACGATAGGTACAGTTGTGTTCCCAATACTATCCAAGGCCATCGCCGAGAACCAGCAAAGATTATTTAAGGAAGGCATAGAACGGGGACTGACCGCCATGTTTTATATCCTTCTTCCTGCCATTGTCGGCATGATGATGCTTATGCCCTCTATTATTGACTTGCTATACGAACGAGGTGCATTTAATCACAACGACACTATGACTACGACACAGGTTGCTTATTACTACTTTGGTTCAGTTTTGTTCTTCAGCTTACATAACATTGTGAACAAAGGCTTTTATACGTTAAAAAAGGGACATCTAATTTTAGGAATAGGTTGCATTGCCGTCATATTAAACGTCTTACTTAACTTTATTTTCACGAACTGGATTGGATATAAGGGTATTCCACTCGCATCTTCTGTTATGGCGTTCTGTTATGTATTAGCAAGTTTTATTGTCCTCTATAAACTGACAGGAGCTATTCCTCTAAAAAATATTGGGATAGAATTTGCCAAGGTTATTTTTTCTGTACTGGTTATGGCTGCGATTATACGGGGAGCACTTCCTCTCACTCAGGAATGGTCTGATATTTTGCAAATTATCGTCATAAGTATCTCCGGAGCATGTGTTTATTTTTTGTGCACCTATATCCTAAGATCAAGGGCACTTCAATTTTTCATTCAAACCATTCAGCATCGTTCAGGAGGAGAAAGAAATGGGGCTTAA
- a CDS encoding PIG-L deacetylase family protein: MGLKQTIMDLSEPIVIPITKLVLSRHYAGNRYPSQLGAYKRIAVLAPHMDDETIGVGGTIRRHANEGAKVHCIFTTDGSSSVTSMDRDELSNQRKQEMNKVKHILGIHQIHYMDLPDGHVQSNVKSQNDLLKILKEIQPDLIYCTPFIDAHPDHLATTQLLADTLKRTDLHRTKIRLYDVNCPIPPSEVNCIIDITDSFSDKSHAIELFSSQTIAFDGFLLLNQYKAKLIKHFPVHYAEVFIQLSVPDFTKQQQNTGQMSSQYPSLFKQVNRTVTLLWAVFKNFRLKKRLYQSRYVSEGTVNGEKSTNDP, translated from the coding sequence ATGGGGCTTAAACAAACCATCATGGATCTATCTGAACCAATCGTAATACCGATTACAAAGCTTGTATTATCCAGACATTATGCAGGAAACAGATACCCGTCTCAATTAGGAGCCTACAAAAGGATTGCAGTTCTGGCTCCTCATATGGATGACGAAACCATTGGTGTCGGGGGAACCATTAGACGCCATGCGAATGAAGGCGCAAAAGTTCATTGTATTTTCACAACCGACGGATCAAGTAGCGTAACTTCTATGGATAGAGACGAACTGTCGAATCAAAGAAAGCAGGAGATGAATAAAGTTAAGCATATACTCGGAATTCATCAAATTCATTACATGGATTTACCGGATGGGCATGTTCAGAGTAATGTTAAAAGCCAGAACGATCTATTAAAAATATTGAAAGAGATTCAACCGGACTTAATTTACTGTACACCATTTATTGATGCACATCCCGACCACCTGGCCACCACTCAATTGTTGGCAGACACCTTAAAACGAACTGATTTACATCGTACAAAGATTCGTTTGTATGATGTAAATTGTCCGATTCCGCCCTCTGAAGTGAACTGTATTATTGATATTACAGATTCATTTAGTGATAAATCACATGCGATAGAATTATTCAGCTCCCAGACAATTGCCTTTGACGGTTTTTTACTTCTGAACCAATACAAGGCAAAATTAATAAAGCATTTTCCCGTTCATTATGCAGAGGTATTCATTCAACTTTCTGTACCGGATTTTACAAAACAGCAGCAGAATACGGGTCAAATGTCGTCTCAATATCCTTCTTTATTTAAGCAGGTCAACCGTACTGTCACCTTGCTCTGGGCAGTTTTTAAAAATTTTCGGCTAAAAAAAAGACTTTATCAGTCTCGTTATGTAAGTGAGGGAACCGTTAATGGAGAAAAGTCAACAAATGATCCATAA